The Thalassolituus oleivorans MIL-1 genome includes the window ACGACGCCCGGGTTGCATTTAACAATTCGATTTTATTATTAATGCCCGCAGACGAGCCGGTATTTGGCGTTACTTACTTCACCTTAAACGATAAGCGTTATTACACCTTAAACAACGCGCTACAAAGTCCCGATAAGCGTCCTTACTCAAGCTCTCAAGCCTATACCTATCAAGGGCAATACGATGCAGCGCGCACGCAAATGCGCTTTATCCCTGCGGATGCATTCATGGCCCGTGGCGAACCTAAAGTACGCCAGTTAACATTCACTGATGCTGGGCAAGAATGGCGTGTCGACATTCCCTACACCGACGCACAAATAGCCTATTTAAACAGCTTGCCGCAGCTACCGCTGCGTCGTTACTTTCGCGCAGGACTGCCCGCTAACGCAAAAGATGCTTTACTTACGCAACTGCGGCCGATGATTAACGGTCAAAGTGAAGTGGTTGCTGTTAATCGCTTACTGCGATTTGTACAAACCGCATTTGCGTATCAAACCGATGAGCAGCAATTTCATTACGAAAATTATTTATTTCCGCTAGAGACCTTGTACTACCCATACTCTGACTGTGAAGATCGCGCTGCGCTATTTGCTTGGTTAACCGAAACACTATTAAATTTAGATGTCGTGATTTTGGATTATCCTGGACACGTAGCCACAGCAGTGGCCTTCACCGAACCGGCAGTAGGCAGCTCTATCAACTTTGGCGGAAAACACTACACCATTGCCGACCCGACCTATGTTAATGCCACAGTGGGTATGGGCATGCCGCAGTACGAGCAGGTACAACCTAAAGTCGAAGCGTTTTGAACCCAGCCTGCAATAAACGGGCACCGATATCGAGTGTGACTCGCGGTTGCCCGCTTTGTCGTGAGGGTTGGCCTATACGACAACACTAGTCCTTTTCTAGAAGGCGCTAGCGCGCTACTCTTGCGCCTCATCTTTAGCTCATGATTGTTGTAGAAAGGTTTATCATGTCTCTTGTTATCGCCGTCGTCCCCGTTACTGCCTTTGCGCAAAACTGCACTATTGCTATGTGCAAAAAAACTCTTGAAGCCGCGATTATTGATCCCGGTGGCGATATCAATCGTATTATTGAACAGCTCGATTCCATGGGCGCTAAGCCCACTAAGATTTTACTGACGCATGCTCACATTGACCATGCAGGTGGCACCGCAGCACTCGCCAAACAGCTCAGCCTGCCGATTATTGGTCCGCATAAAGATGATGATTTTTGGATTCAGGCCTTGCCGCAACAGTCGGCCATGTTTGGCTTTCCAGCCGTAGAAAAATTCACCCCTACGCAATGGCTAGATGATGGCGATAAGGTGCAGGTTGGTGACGTCGAATTGGATGTGATTCATTGCCCCGGTCATACCCCAGGGCATGTCGTGTTCTACAACAAAGAGAATCAATTCGCGCAGGTGGGAGATGTTATTTTTAATGGTTCGATTGGTCGTACCGATTTT containing:
- a CDS encoding MBL fold metallo-hydrolase, producing the protein MSLVIAVVPVTAFAQNCTIAMCKKTLEAAIIDPGGDINRIIEQLDSMGAKPTKILLTHAHIDHAGGTAALAKQLSLPIIGPHKDDDFWIQALPQQSAMFGFPAVEKFTPTQWLDDGDKVQVGDVELDVIHCPGHTPGHVVFYNKENQFAQVGDVIFNGSIGRTDFPKGNHQQLLESIREKLFPLGDNVEFVCGHGPNSTFGNERLHNPFVSDHRG